A portion of the Pleuronectes platessa chromosome 15, fPlePla1.1, whole genome shotgun sequence genome contains these proteins:
- the cdkn2aipnl gene encoding CDKN2AIP N-terminal-like protein encodes MANLDVEDFIQQNRAVADQVETYRGYWESEKHWLVRRDFILRNMNEYEDEQLDQLLALSMVWANNVFLGCRYSTELLEKVKEMAEGIEVEDAPVFKTRDEIMKAQQGR; translated from the exons ATGGCTAACCTGGACGTGGAGGATTTTATTCAGCAGAACCGGGCTGTGGCGGACCAGGTGGAGACATATCGAGGCTACTGGGAGAGCGAGAAGCACTGGCTGGTCCGGAGGGACTTCATCCTCCGGAACATGAACGAGTATGAGGACGAGCAGCTGGACCAACTGCTCGCTCTGTCCATGGTGTGGGCCAACAACGTCTTCCTCGGCTGCAG GTATAGCACAGAGCTCCTGGAGAAAGTGAAGGAAATGGCTGAAGGCATCGAGGTGGAGGACGCACCAGTGTTCAAGACAAGAGATGAGATTATGAAGGCGCAACAG GGTCGATGA